The nucleotide sequence ACAAGTGCATGTAGATATTGGGCCTCCTGACTCCTTATCGAAATAATAAAACCGCCAAGCTGGTTGTTTGTTTATAGGCAATGTCAATTAAAGtctctagctagctaattagttTGAACCTCATTTCTTAGTGTCCCTGACTTCACTTGActgttttttgttttcaacaCAGACATGAGACAGCACATCTGACAGTGTACAGTAGTAGTATATTGTTACTAACTATGAGCTCCCTCCTGAAAACAAGAATATGTCTGAAATACATTAGCCCACTGTTTAATCCAAGCACTGCTGGCTTTACTCCCCTGAATAATGTGATTAGCAAGCTATCAGTTAGTTCCAGACTTTTATGCACTAAAGGAGGGAGTAGACATGCAGGTAACAACAGGAAAGACGACAGACAGAGGGAATTCAATATCAGAGAGAGGCTCTCTTTTCCCAAGTCAGTGTTTGCTGCTGGGACAGCCAAGAGAACTGCTGAATACCAAAAGAAGAGGGCTGAGGAGGAACCAAACTTCCCCAGAAAGAACAAGAGAGTGGAACCCCCAGACCACCCTCTCACTGCCTCAGAGTGGAAGAGCCTAAAATTGACTTCACCGAATCCTGATCGCTTTGACGTCCGGATGATGTCATCAATGCTGGCTGATGGGACAGACATTAACGTTGCCAAGTCCCTGCTGGCCTATGTTGCCATGGATACCGGTACGCTGTCTTACGAGCTGCTACTGCGGTACCTCACCCTGTGTGTCGGCAGCGGCCACCACTCTGAGGTGTTTGACATGTATGATATCATGAGGAGCCGGTTCAGGACATTAGACACTGGAGCCTCCAGCCTGTTCATAAAGGGCTTCAGCAGGACAGAACGCTGGAAGGAGGCGCTGACCATCCTGGAGAACATCAAGAGGGCCATCACGCCATCACCGCGTAACTACGGCGATACCATCGCTGGGGCGGTGCTGCATGGTGACGCTGACACTGCCTGGGCCCTGTATGCTGAGCTGATGGAGAAGGGCCTCATTCCCAACCAGGAGACATGGCAGGCCCTGTTCCAGTGTGGTCTCTCTCATCAGGGCCACGAGGACGGGCTGCAGTCCATCCTGCTCCATATGAGGGACAACCAAATCTATCCCGAGGAAACTCTGGCTAAAGATATCAAAGCTTGGTTTGAGAGGTAAGTCCTGAATATAGGTTACTAAACAGGCCTACAATCACACAATGTTATTGGGACAAAGCACGGGCTGTGCCTATTTTGGTTTGATTATGATATCTTCTCCTGCCAGTCTTCCAGAACAGAAGTGGATTGGCAGCTGGTCCCCCGTAGACCCCAGGTAACAACATAaactttattttcattttattcatTAAACCATTAGACCTAATGAATTTAGAGTTTGAATCAGCACTTCATACACTACTTCTTCTACTTCTATTCGAAATCCAGATGGCTGGAAAATGTAAATTCTTTATTAACCTCTGACCCTGTTACCTTTGCCTTTTTAACCAGGGGAGTGTGTCGGAGCTGCCAGGCAGAGCTGGAGTCCATCCAGCTGAGTCGGGAGGAGTACGCCCAGCTCAAAGACAGGGTGATGGGGGATGTGATCCAAGGCAGAGACATCTTCAATAAGACCACTCCAGAGGTTTGGGAACCTCTTTTTCTTAGTTTGTCTCCctcttgtcctctgtctctgcatTGATAGTGTCCACACACATTATGCAAATTGTCTACACTACAGATCAGCTTTATGTAATTGGTCAGCCAATCCTTTTGAGTACAGTTGGTtgtaatataaacgcaacatgcaacaatttcaaagattttactgagttacggttcatataaggaaatcagtcaattgaaataaatgaatttggCCGTAATATATGGatttgactgggaatacagatatgcatctgttggtcacagctaccttaaaaaaaaggtaagggtgtggatcagaaaaccagtcagtatctggtgtgacctccatttgcctcatgcagtgcgacatatctccttcacatagagttgatcaggcttttgattgtggcctgtggaatgttgtcccacctctcctcaatggctgtgcgaagctattgagccgtgcattatcatgctaaacatgaggtgatggctgcgaatgaatggcatgacaatgggcctcagaatcgcgtcacggtatctctgaattcaaattgccatcgataaaatgcaattgtgtccgtTGTCCGTAGTTCAtatctgcccataccataaccccaccaccaccatggacaCTCTGTTgacacaactttgacatcagcaaaccgcttgcccacacgatgccatacacacggtctgcggttgtgaagccagttggacatactgccaaattctctaaaatgatgttggaggcagcttatggtagagaaattaacaatcagttatctgacaacagctcaggtggacattcctgcagtcagcatgccaatttcacgctccctcaaaacttgagacatatgtggcattgtgttgtgtgacaaaactgcacattttagagtggccttttattgtccccagcacaagatacacctgtgtaatgatcgtgccatttaatgagcttcttgatatgccacacttgcagtggtgtaaagtatttaagtaaaaatactttaaagtactacttaagtagttttctggggtatctgtatttgactttactattcatatttttgactacttttacttcactacattcccaaaCAAAACGATGTACTTTTtacgccatacattttccctgacacccaaaagtacttgttacattttgaatgcttagcagcacaggaaaatggtgaaattcacgcacttatcaagagaacatccctggtcatccatactgcctctgatctggaggactcattaaacacaaatgctttgtttgtaaatgatgtccgactgttggagtgtgccccgtctatccatacattttaaaaactagaaaattgtgccgtctggtttgcttaatttaaggaatttgaaatgatttacacttgtacgtttactttagtatatttttgcaaatgcatttacttctgatatttaagtatatttaaaaccagatacttttagacttttactccagtagtattttactgggtgactttttcacttttacttgagtcattttctattaaggtatctttacttttactcaagtatgacaatttggtactttttccaccactgcacacttgtcaggtggatggattatcttg is from Salvelinus sp. IW2-2015 linkage group LG9, ASM291031v2, whole genome shotgun sequence and encodes:
- the LOC111968551 gene encoding mitochondrial ribonuclease P catalytic subunit, translated to MSSLLKTRICLKYISPLFNPSTAGFTPLNNVISKLSVSSRLLCTKGGSRHAGNNRKDDRQREFNIRERLSFPKSVFAAGTAKRTAEYQKKRAEEEPNFPRKNKRVEPPDHPLTASEWKSLKLTSPNPDRFDVRMMSSMLADGTDINVAKSLLAYVAMDTGTLSYELLLRYLTLCVGSGHHSEVFDMYDIMRSRFRTLDTGASSLFIKGFSRTERWKEALTILENIKRAITPSPRNYGDTIAGAVLHGDADTAWALYAELMEKGLIPNQETWQALFQCGLSHQGHEDGLQSILLHMRDNQIYPEETLAKDIKAWFESLPEQKWIGSWSPVDPRGVCRSCQAELESIQLSREEYAQLKDRVMGDVIQGRDIFNKTTPEELESFKNFVKRKPAFDVVIDGLNVANIGIKGNQSQTLLEVVSELERQGLVILVLGRKHMQRPSRSWDRHDMSLVQQKAHCFFTDNISEDDPFLLYATLHSGNHCNFVSRDLMRDHKACLPDGATRRLFFKWQRGHQLVLSSYTPGKRVPFQRILSYDTIVQTNGGSWHIPYDENGAERCTYEVPQKWLCLTKAK